One Lagenorhynchus albirostris chromosome 7, mLagAlb1.1, whole genome shotgun sequence genomic window, CTTCTAGGACACCCTGACTTAACGTAAAATAGGTTTTCCAAGGTGTCTGTCTCATAGCATGTTAGGGGATGTTGGTGTACACAGATGATCTCCATAGCATGGGGTTAAATAGCATGATTTTAGAGCAACAGTTGCTGCCTCTTCTCAGTAAGGTAAGGGACTTGCTCGATCGAGGAATTGAAATGGCCCCAGTCCTCAGCTTCCCCCTCTTCATCGCTGTAGCCAAGATCTGGCCACGGCCTGCTTCTCTCACATGCATCCAGCAGTATTTCCCTCAGCTGGTGAGACCTGCCCTGCTGTAGACTTGCTTTCCCTGGGGCTGTGTCCAAGGTCAAGCTTTGGGAATAAAGGAGAAGGAAGACTCATGTTGGCTCCAGGATATGGGGACAGAGACACCAACTGCGGTGTCCTGAGTTTGACCTAAGATCCAGGCCCTGCTGGGTTTATGGGAGCTTTTGTACACTCAGATTGAATTCCAGACCCCTTACCCTGCTTCATGAGGCCCCTCTCCCCCTCTtaccctgtctccctccctcttacGTGCCACACTCCAGCCACATGGGTCACTTTTCTGAGCCTTGAACACGCAATGCtcattcctacctcagggcctttgcacaggcccATGCTTCTCCCTGGAGAGTTCTTCCCCTGCACAGATGGCCCCTCATCATTCAGGCTTCAGTACAACGTCTCCTTCCCTGACTACACCCATCCTAGTCATGCCACAGAGACCCCTGCAGCCCTGGGTTGCTGAGTGCttctcccctctgccctgcccaATTCCTAGCGTCCACACACGCTGGCCCTTGCCTGAGGTCCTTGCAAGTGGCAGGGAAGCGGAGGACTCCGTGGCAGGTCCCCACACAGGGGCTGCTGGGCTGGGCTTGGCCCATTAGTGCAGCGTTGGTGAGATGCACTCCAGCTGGAAGGCTTGGAGAAGGGGCTGCAGTTCTAGAAGCGTCCCCGTGCCTCACACACGTGGCCTGTCCTTGGGGGAAGTCACGGCCCAGGCACCGCGTTCCTGTTTATTTGCGCTTCCAACATGCCATCTCTGGCTTTGGTCATTTGCTCAGTGTCTAATTTATGGGACTTGacctccccaccctccacagaGGAAGCTGCCCATTAGTAGGAATCATGGAAAATGTGAACCAACTTTGAGCAGAAGTGGATGAGTTTTCTTTGTCGGTCGTTTTTTTATGGCAGCGTTACACACagccgcccctccccacccccaccacataTACTCACACACttgatattttaaacaaagaaagaaacaggataGCGCGGATGAAACAGAGCTTCGCCGCTGGCCGGCGATTGGCTGGCTCCAGTGAGAGCAAGTTGTCCTTATTATCCCTGAGAGGAGGAAGGCTTTGCTTAGATTTAGGGGCAGAAGAAGACAGAGCCAGGCGTGGGTTTCAGATGCGTGTTCTTAGCCCATCCCTCTGGGGAGGGCCCAGGAACCTGCATTTGGAAGGAGGACGGCCTCAGAAAAGCCCTGCCTTGGTGGTAAAGAGCACGGGCTGGGGAGCTTCCTGGTGGTCTagcggttaggacttggcgctttcactactgtggcccgggttcaattcctggtcagggaactgagatcctgcaagctgcgtggcgtggccaaaaagtaaataaataaataaaagagcaggGGCTGGAGGCAGACCGAGGCTGCACCCCAGCTTTCACTCAACCCCACTGAGCCCCACTGTTCCTGCCTGGTGTCCAAGGCCAGAGGGGAAGATAGGGGAGACCATGGCAGGGGCTGCTAAGAAAACCAACCAGCAGCCCTTCGTGGCTCCCGGTCTGCTAACAGGGTTCACTTTCTGAGCTGCTCACCGGCCCGAGCTTGGAGTCACCGTCGCCCCTGCCTCTGGGGTATCTCCTTGTCTTGGCCATGACGGACGTGAGTCTGGCACCCCCGAGGTGGTCCCCAGGGGTGTGGGGCCTTTCGGGGCAGAGGGTCTCAGCTCCCAGGACATTCTCAAAGCCAACTCCTGGCTGACTGCACCCCCTTGCCTTCCCAGAGCCCACCGGAATGACATGGAGACCATCTACCCCTTCCTGTTCCTGGGCTTCGTCTACTCCTTCTTGGGGCCTGACCCCTTCGTTGCCTGGGTGCACTTCCTGGTCGTCTTCCTGGGCCGCATGGTGCACACCGTGGCCTACCTGGGGAAGCTGCGGGCGCCCACCCGCTCTCTGGCCTACACCCTGGCCCAGCTCCCCTGCGCCTCCATGGCCCTGCAGATCGTCTGGGAAGCAGCTCGCCACCTGTGACCAGCCGCTGACACTTCCTCGGCCGCCAGACCCCCGGCCACGAGCCACCGGGAGACCAGGTGCCCCTCTGAGATTGTGATAGGCCCCGGGGCCTGGTATCCTGGCAACCAGTTGGATTCCTGGGTGAAGCCACCGATTGGAACTGTTTAGAGACCGGTTGTCATGACTGATAGAAAATCCTTCCACTTAAAGAACAGAGCATGAAAAgtatccctccctcttcctccccaagTCTGGGAAGGGTGAGCAGAGACTCAGTTCAGGTTTCTGAACCTAACGACCCTCTGAATGCAGGGCTGTAATAAATAAGGACTTCTCACCTCCACCCCAGAGATGCTGATTTAGCTGGTCTAGAGGGGAGCCTGGGCGTCTGCATTTTTAGGAAGTTCCTGTGAGTCCCAGCAATGGCCGGGCCTGGGGCCCACTCCCAGTTCCCTCTAGGGGAGGGCCCAGGACCGGCAGGTGGGAGTTTCTCTCCCGGTGGGAGAAGGGTTGTGC contains:
- the PTGES gene encoding prostaglandin E synthase, yielding MPPPGLELMSGRVLPAFLLCSTLLVIKMYVVAIITGQVRLRKKAFANPEDAQRHGGLQYCRSDPDVERCLRAHRNDMETIYPFLFLGFVYSFLGPDPFVAWVHFLVVFLGRMVHTVAYLGKLRAPTRSLAYTLAQLPCASMALQIVWEAARHL